A window of Armatimonadia bacterium genomic DNA:
GGCCTGGTGACCGTCACCTCGTAGGCTCTCGGCCCGAGTTGGGTGCTTGCATACTCGCCGCCCAGGAAGCGGAAGGCATCGACGCCCGCTCGGCAGCACAGGTCGGCCAGCTCGCAGAGGCGCTCGTTGGCGATCCGGATCAGCTCGAGGAAGGCCTCGGGCGCCTCCGCCCACAGCAGGCACATGTCCTCGGGAGAGAAGTAGGTCGCCGGGACGCAGATGGCGTCGTTGAAGCCGAAGAGTACGATCCCCTCGTCGCCGATTCTGTCTTTCCACTCCAGGAAGCGCTGGACCGGTATCTCGCGCGGCGGCTCATAGGGAACCGACAGCAGCTTCTCGATGTCGTCGGCGGTCTTACAGGGGAACTCCACCTGCGCCGAGGTGATGGCGGTTCGGCGGACGACACTGCGGAGTTGCCCCTTCGGGGTGTCGATGTAGGTGGTCGTGGTATCGCCCTCGACCTCGGTGCGGGTCTTGGCTGCGGCTCCCAGGAACCCACCTGCACCGCCGAGGCTCTGGATGAAGTCGGTCTCGCGCACCAACTCCAGGCCGATCTCGCTGTCCGGGTTGACCCTGCCGAAGCCGAAGGGCGCTACGGGCACTCGGTCGGGCGTGCCCAGACTGAAGGCACACAGCAGACGCTCGCGGGAAGTCATCTCAGTTCTCCTCGGGACAGCATGGCACTCGGACCCCAGGGCGATCTCGGGCGACGTGCTCAGAAGCTCACGGTCGCCTCGGCGGCTACGGCCTTCGGACACCAGGCGCGAAGGGTAGCCTGGGTGCCCGGCTCGGCCTTCACGAACCACTCGACATTACGCGCGCCACACACGCCCGGCAGGTGCCCGAGCTCGAAGATCTCCTCGCGGGACACGACCTGCGCACCCTTGAGGGCAACGCGAACGGGTTCGTTGCCGGTGACTCGAGCGCCGAGAGCGGTGATCTGGGTTGGCAGGTCACCGGTGTTCATGACGGTAGCGCGGACGCGGTGAAGGTTGCCCTCCAGGGCGGTGACCTCGACCTTGGTCAGCTCGAGACGCGGGTAGCGTCCCGCGTGGTCGAGGATGAACAGGGCGCAGCGCGGTCCAATGGTGGTCATGTCCTCGCTGGCCGGTGTCAGGACGAAGTGCCGTCGCCAGCCACCGATCTCAACCTGGCCAAGCTGCGGGTGGTTGAAGGGCGTCCAGTCCAGGAAGGCACGCTTCTGCGGGTGCTCATCATGCCAGCGCAGGGCAGCGAGGTCGAAGTCCCAGCGCTTGTCGCCCTCGGCGGCGAAGATCTTCTCGGTGGTGTAGCCCGCCGAATTGTAGAGGTTGCCCAGCTCGATCTCATAGACGAAGAGGCCGAGGTGACGGTAGCCCCAGTCGTGGAAGTGGCCCTTC
This region includes:
- a CDS encoding uroporphyrinogen decarboxylase family protein — its product is MTSRERLLCAFSLGTPDRVPVAPFGFGRVNPDSEIGLELVRETDFIQSLGGAGGFLGAAAKTRTEVEGDTTTTYIDTPKGQLRSVVRRTAITSAQVEFPCKTADDIEKLLSVPYEPPREIPVQRFLEWKDRIGDEGIVLFGFNDAICVPATYFSPEDMCLLWAEAPEAFLELIRIANERLCELADLCCRAGVDAFRFLGGEYASTQLGPRAYEVTVTRPDRAVTDLMHEHGAVVYYHNHGPTMRYLELIAGIGMDACDCFEAAPWGDCDLRAAKAQIGDRICFVGNLDDMEVIGKLPEAKVLEIAEQRLEEAGPGGFVLGGTASGTYTDRAARNFIAMARRVRELQG